A stretch of the Agromyces larvae genome encodes the following:
- a CDS encoding carboxylate-amine ligase, translating into MTDAAAPDATGFGIEEEFVLLDPETLRPAPVGPEVLARLRAAGFETATSEFLASQVEFASPVFRDGAEATAELARFRSVLAGIADGFGVVAASTGTPFDSGDDPEVFPEARYARVHDDIGAMIADHQVCGLHVHVGIADRADRVRVLNGLRAWTPMLTALAANAPFHRGADSGFASWRTVVLRRWTTHGIPARFADEADYDRRLAELAAGGAPALRALFAGPPPRSA; encoded by the coding sequence GTGACGGACGCCGCCGCTCCGGACGCGACCGGCTTCGGCATCGAAGAGGAGTTCGTGCTCCTCGACCCCGAGACCCTGCGCCCGGCGCCGGTCGGGCCCGAGGTGCTCGCCCGACTGCGGGCCGCCGGATTCGAGACCGCGACGTCGGAGTTCCTCGCGTCGCAGGTCGAGTTCGCCAGCCCCGTGTTCCGCGACGGTGCGGAGGCGACGGCCGAGCTCGCGCGCTTCCGCAGCGTGCTCGCCGGCATCGCCGACGGGTTCGGCGTCGTCGCGGCGTCGACGGGGACGCCGTTCGACAGCGGCGACGATCCCGAGGTGTTCCCCGAGGCGCGGTACGCGCGCGTCCACGACGACATCGGCGCGATGATCGCCGACCACCAGGTGTGCGGCCTGCACGTGCACGTCGGCATCGCCGACCGTGCCGACCGGGTGCGGGTGCTGAACGGGCTGCGGGCGTGGACGCCGATGCTCACCGCGCTCGCCGCGAACGCGCCGTTCCACCGCGGCGCGGACAGCGGGTTCGCGAGCTGGCGCACGGTGGTGCTGCGGCGGTGGACGACGCACGGCATCCCGGCGCGGTTCGCCGACGAGGCCGACTACGACCGGCGGCTCGCCGAGCTCGCCGCCGGAGGGGCGCCCGCGCTGCGCGCCCTGTTCGCCGGTCCACCGCCGCGGTCTGCGTGA
- a CDS encoding DUF4267 domain-containing protein: MDLTQFTPATWIGAVLAMLPTLGIILIGISYAIAPTAISRGFGFTSEITPEVTPWQHIKGPRDIVTGLLVIVILIGFGPAAAGVALLVETLIPIGDGVMILRNRGRVATAVGVHFATAALMIVAGVLLLV; this comes from the coding sequence TTGGATCTCACGCAGTTCACCCCCGCCACCTGGATCGGCGCCGTCCTCGCCATGCTGCCCACGCTCGGCATCATCCTCATCGGCATCAGCTACGCCATCGCCCCGACCGCGATCTCCCGCGGGTTCGGGTTCACGAGCGAGATCACACCCGAGGTGACCCCGTGGCAGCACATCAAGGGGCCGCGCGACATCGTGACGGGGCTGCTCGTCATCGTGATCCTGATCGGCTTCGGCCCCGCAGCCGCAGGTGTCGCACTGCTCGTCGAGACGCTCATTCCGATCGGCGACGGCGTGATGATCCTCCGCAATCGCGGTCGGGTCGCCACAGCGGTCGGCGTGCACTTCGCCACCGCCGCGCTCATGATCGTCGCGGGCGTGCTGCTGCTGGTGTAG
- the dcd gene encoding dCTP deaminase, translated as MLLSDRDIRAELDRGRIRLEPSEPSMLQPSSVDVRLDRYFRLFDNHKYPFIDPAEDQPELTHLIEVRPDEPFILHPGEFVLASTFEAVTLPDDVAARLEGKSSLGRLGLLTHSTAGFIDPGFTGHVTLELSNVATLPIKLWPGMKIGQMCFFRLSSPAEKPYGSADYSSRYQGQRGPTASRSFQNFHRTDVSVTDAGATGA; from the coding sequence GTGCTGCTCTCAGACCGTGACATCCGGGCCGAGCTCGACCGCGGCCGCATCCGACTCGAGCCGTCCGAGCCGAGCATGCTGCAGCCCAGCAGCGTCGACGTGCGGCTCGACCGGTACTTCCGGCTCTTCGACAACCACAAGTACCCGTTCATCGATCCGGCTGAAGACCAGCCTGAGCTGACCCACCTCATCGAGGTGCGGCCCGACGAGCCGTTCATCCTGCACCCGGGCGAGTTCGTGCTGGCGTCGACGTTCGAGGCGGTCACCCTGCCCGACGACGTCGCCGCGCGACTCGAGGGCAAGAGCTCGCTGGGCCGGCTCGGCCTGCTCACGCACTCGACCGCGGGCTTCATCGACCCGGGGTTCACGGGCCATGTGACGCTCGAGCTCTCGAACGTCGCGACGCTGCCGATCAAGCTGTGGCCGGGCATGAAGATCGGCCAGATGTGCTTCTTCCGGCTGTCGTCGCCGGCCGAGAAGCCGTACGGTTCGGCCGACTACTCGAGCCGCTACCAGGGGCAGCGCGGGCCGACGGCGTCGCGATCGTTCCAGAACTTCCACCGCACCGATGTGAGCGTCACGGATGCGGGCGCGACGGGCGCGTAA
- a CDS encoding MarR family winged helix-turn-helix transcriptional regulator has product MSVPSQPAPGERSGSADEPDAATDAVAAIEAALGSLRRGPQFGPPGAGGPFGPGDGAGPGPFGPLGPRGGFGGRRHGGPDGDAGPHRGHHEHPGHHEHPGRGRGGHAAFRLLAALDAHGPQSVTEIAAHIGVDQPRASRLVQAAVDAGHVRREPDPSDARRSILIVTDAGRAVLSATVGRRREAIETALAGFSAVERAEFARLLARFVEGWPRG; this is encoded by the coding sequence ATGTCGGTGCCGAGTCAACCCGCTCCCGGCGAACGGTCAGGTTCCGCTGACGAGCCGGATGCCGCGACCGACGCCGTAGCGGCCATCGAGGCCGCGCTCGGCTCGCTGCGGCGGGGTCCGCAGTTCGGTCCGCCTGGAGCGGGCGGCCCGTTCGGACCCGGCGACGGTGCGGGGCCGGGCCCGTTCGGCCCGCTCGGCCCGCGCGGGGGCTTCGGCGGTCGACGGCACGGCGGGCCCGATGGCGACGCCGGCCCGCATCGCGGCCACCACGAGCACCCCGGCCACCACGAGCACCCGGGTCGGGGCCGCGGCGGCCACGCCGCGTTCCGGCTGCTGGCGGCGCTCGACGCGCACGGGCCGCAGTCGGTCACCGAGATCGCCGCGCACATCGGCGTCGATCAGCCGCGTGCGAGTCGGCTCGTGCAGGCCGCGGTGGACGCCGGTCACGTGCGGCGCGAGCCCGATCCGAGCGACGCGCGGCGGAGCATCCTGATCGTCACCGATGCCGGCCGCGCCGTGCTGAGCGCGACCGTCGGCCGTCGGCGCGAGGCGATCGAGACCGCGCTCGCCGGGTTCTCAGCCGTCGAGCGGGCCGAGTTCGCGCGACTGCTCGCGCGGTTCGTCGAAGGGTGGCCGCGGGGCTGA
- a CDS encoding nucleoside deaminase translates to MDAALATAFSAPLPGWLVADPHAYAARELATPEQRTDLVNELADRNWRAGNGGPFAAIVVDPATGELVSIGVNVVLSTGLSSVHAEVMALSLAQTRLGRWDLGDGADLELVVNWRPCVMCYGATMWSGVRGLTIAGDGPECEELTGFDEGPMHPDWIEQFERRGIRVTIGPRRDEAVDVFRAFGASDAVVYNARDER, encoded by the coding sequence ATGGATGCCGCGCTCGCGACCGCATTCTCGGCGCCGCTGCCGGGCTGGCTCGTCGCCGACCCGCACGCCTACGCCGCACGCGAGCTCGCCACACCCGAACAGCGCACGGATCTCGTCAACGAACTCGCCGACCGCAACTGGCGGGCCGGCAACGGCGGACCGTTCGCGGCGATCGTCGTCGACCCGGCGACGGGCGAACTCGTGTCGATCGGGGTGAACGTCGTGCTGTCGACCGGGCTCAGCTCGGTGCATGCCGAGGTCATGGCGCTGAGCCTCGCCCAGACCCGCCTCGGCCGGTGGGATCTGGGCGACGGCGCCGACCTCGAACTGGTCGTCAACTGGCGACCATGCGTCATGTGCTACGGGGCGACCATGTGGTCCGGGGTGCGCGGGCTCACCATCGCCGGCGACGGCCCCGAGTGCGAGGAGCTCACCGGATTCGACGAGGGCCCGATGCATCCCGACTGGATCGAGCAGTTCGAGCGGCGCGGCATCCGGGTGACGATCGGGCCGCGGCGCGACGAAGCGGTCGACGTGTTCCGCGCGTTCGGCGCCTCCGACGCCGTGGTCTACAACGCCCGCGACGAACGCTGA
- a CDS encoding alpha/beta fold hydrolase, whose translation MHPTVVAVLATARTAERVSPVLAARVAQPLFTATRPPMRVRDGDRAVHAAARITRLRVRDRDALVYEWGHGAEVVLLAHGWRGRASQFGSIVRELRSDGYRVVAFDAPANGDAPGRRADIRDWLAVIEELQRRHGRFRAIVGHSFGAVAAHTAVREGVATGGVVAIAGMSAARFVVDAFAAGVGLGTPTADQLASRFARIVLGDDDARLRRFDDVANPLPSDVPLLLVHDRDDREVPVGEAVRVHEAHGERSRLVVTTGGGHNRVLGLDATLDAVNAFVAGGLDAVDASGPRQPAAVHG comes from the coding sequence ATGCATCCCACCGTCGTTGCCGTGCTGGCCACCGCGCGCACGGCCGAACGCGTCTCGCCCGTGCTCGCCGCGCGCGTCGCGCAGCCGCTGTTCACCGCCACCCGGCCGCCGATGCGCGTGCGCGACGGCGACCGGGCGGTGCACGCCGCGGCCCGCATCACCCGCCTGCGCGTCCGCGATCGCGACGCGCTCGTCTACGAGTGGGGTCACGGCGCCGAGGTCGTACTGCTCGCGCACGGATGGCGCGGGCGGGCATCGCAGTTCGGATCCATCGTGCGCGAACTGCGCTCCGACGGGTACCGGGTCGTCGCCTTCGACGCGCCCGCGAACGGCGACGCACCCGGTCGGCGCGCCGACATCCGCGACTGGCTCGCCGTCATCGAGGAACTGCAACGCCGCCACGGCCGGTTCCGCGCGATCGTCGGGCACTCGTTCGGCGCAGTCGCCGCGCACACCGCGGTACGCGAGGGCGTCGCGACCGGCGGCGTCGTCGCGATCGCCGGCATGTCCGCCGCGCGGTTCGTGGTCGACGCCTTCGCCGCGGGCGTCGGTCTCGGCACCCCCACCGCCGATCAGCTCGCATCCCGCTTCGCCCGCATCGTGCTGGGTGACGACGACGCGAGGCTCCGGCGGTTCGATGACGTCGCGAACCCGCTGCCGAGCGACGTGCCGCTGCTGCTGGTGCACGACCGCGACGACCGCGAGGTGCCGGTCGGAGAGGCCGTGCGCGTGCACGAGGCCCACGGCGAACGCTCCCGACTCGTGGTCACGACCGGCGGCGGCCACAACCGCGTCCTCGGGCTCGATGCCACCCTCGACGCGGTCAACGCGTTCGTCGCCGGCGGGCTCGACGCGGTCGACGCCTCGGGCCCGCGGCAGCCGGCGGCGGTGCACGGCTGA
- a CDS encoding LysR family transcriptional regulator — translation MELRELRYFAAVVEAGSLTAAAARLHMSQPPLSVAIAKLETELGVRLLVRSSRGVEPTSAGRYLLDASTRVLGEVDEIVATIRRSAGGASGTLTLAAVPVLMWHRIPSLVRAHAAVAPDIEIRLVDPPPWTALDLLAQRRVDLAAIMVADHGRFIARHRDAYDIVDWGDVPLVAALPPGSEASDRVALRDFDDQIVFLPQRTAAVPSLPELVDAAFLRHGIVPRDVRTVGTIQTIVPLIEAGVGRALLPDPDRASLGRFDLTVRPVHPDPGALRVLVLTGRGGSSDPAVRGLLDLIGAPGAPAASEPVADRV, via the coding sequence ATGGAACTGCGCGAGCTCCGCTACTTCGCCGCCGTGGTCGAGGCGGGCTCGCTCACCGCGGCCGCGGCTCGCCTGCACATGTCCCAGCCACCGCTCAGCGTGGCGATCGCGAAGCTCGAAACCGAACTCGGGGTGCGACTGCTCGTGCGTTCGTCGCGCGGCGTCGAGCCGACCAGCGCCGGGCGGTACCTGCTGGATGCCTCGACCCGCGTGCTGGGCGAGGTCGACGAGATCGTCGCGACCATCCGCCGCTCCGCTGGCGGGGCGAGCGGCACCCTCACCCTCGCCGCGGTGCCCGTGCTCATGTGGCACCGCATCCCGTCGCTCGTCCGCGCGCACGCGGCCGTCGCGCCCGACATCGAGATCCGGCTCGTCGACCCGCCGCCGTGGACCGCACTCGACCTGCTCGCCCAGCGCCGCGTCGACCTCGCCGCGATCATGGTCGCCGACCACGGCCGCTTCATCGCGCGGCACCGCGACGCGTACGACATCGTCGACTGGGGCGACGTGCCGCTCGTCGCGGCGCTGCCGCCGGGCTCCGAGGCATCCGACCGCGTCGCCCTGCGCGACTTCGACGACCAGATCGTGTTCCTGCCCCAGCGGACCGCCGCCGTGCCGAGCCTGCCTGAACTCGTCGACGCCGCGTTCCTCCGGCACGGCATCGTGCCGCGCGACGTGCGCACCGTCGGCACCATCCAGACGATCGTGCCGCTCATCGAAGCCGGCGTCGGCCGTGCCCTCCTGCCCGACCCCGATCGCGCCAGCCTCGGCAGATTCGACCTCACGGTGCGGCCGGTGCATCCCGATCCGGGCGCGCTGCGCGTGCTCGTGCTCACCGGGCGGGGCGGGTCATCCGACCCTGCCGTGCGCGGGCTGCTCGACCTGATCGGCGCACCCGGCGCACCGGCCGCGAGCGAGCCGGTCGCAGATCGTGTGTGA
- a CDS encoding MarR family winged helix-turn-helix transcriptional regulator, whose amino-acid sequence MTNHEFTETSGSEKPDFPTSRRPLGFWLKLVDRRISDEMGALFADEGITRRDWRTLNLLAGDADDERLAHKLRHRPDLLGRLADLGWVDVPADPHDGPSLTDAGRTARDRLLERVTGLRARVAGAVSPEDFATTLATLEAIARELGWDESQPMPRGRRGGRGFGRRFAHGFGHGRRGFPGFAPGAGPEHDGYGHERGGHERDFGRGPRAGFGPHPHPAPHQDVHVHVHVHEHHGRKHRRGEAPGRS is encoded by the coding sequence ATGACGAACCACGAGTTCACCGAGACATCCGGCTCCGAGAAGCCGGACTTCCCCACCTCCCGCCGACCGCTCGGCTTCTGGCTGAAGCTGGTCGACCGCCGCATCTCCGACGAGATGGGCGCCCTGTTCGCCGACGAAGGCATCACCCGCCGCGACTGGCGCACGCTCAACCTGCTCGCCGGCGACGCCGACGACGAACGCCTGGCCCACAAGCTGCGCCACCGACCCGACCTGCTCGGCCGACTCGCCGACCTCGGCTGGGTCGACGTGCCGGCCGACCCGCACGACGGGCCGTCCCTCACCGACGCGGGCCGCACCGCCCGCGACCGTCTGCTCGAGCGGGTGACCGGGCTGCGCGCCCGGGTCGCCGGCGCCGTGAGCCCCGAGGACTTCGCGACCACGCTCGCGACCCTCGAAGCGATCGCCCGCGAACTCGGGTGGGACGAGTCCCAGCCGATGCCCCGCGGGCGACGCGGCGGCCGCGGCTTCGGACGCCGGTTCGCACACGGGTTCGGGCACGGGCGCCGGGGATTCCCGGGCTTCGCCCCGGGCGCCGGGCCCGAGCACGACGGATACGGGCACGAGCGCGGCGGGCACGAGCGCGACTTCGGTCGCGGCCCCCGGGCCGGTTTCGGTCCCCACCCGCACCCCGCTCCGCACCAGGACGTGCACGTGCACGTCCACGTGCACGAGCACCACGGTCGCAAGCACCGCCGCGGCGAGGCTCCGGGCCGGAGCTGA
- a CDS encoding TetR/AcrR family transcriptional regulator yields the protein MDAARTETRAKPAAERVQRPQARTLERREAVLKAAMKVFGARGYNKGALVEVAEEAGMTHAGVLHHFGSKEGLLVAMLKYRDGEEVNGVPARAQTEGPAFLQHLIDTVEENTHRRGVVQAYSVLSGESVTDGHPANDYFHERLHILREKIAGVFGEVTGNTDRQSLLDAASTLIAVMDGLQVQWLLEPDAVEMPRLVSTVIDELVARLESAR from the coding sequence GTGGACGCAGCTCGTACCGAGACCCGCGCGAAGCCCGCGGCCGAGCGGGTGCAGCGCCCGCAGGCGCGCACGCTCGAACGACGTGAGGCCGTGCTCAAGGCGGCCATGAAGGTGTTCGGCGCCCGCGGCTACAACAAGGGCGCGCTCGTCGAGGTCGCCGAGGAGGCCGGCATGACCCACGCCGGCGTGCTGCATCACTTCGGCAGCAAAGAGGGCCTGCTCGTCGCGATGCTGAAATACCGCGACGGCGAAGAGGTCAACGGCGTGCCCGCCCGCGCGCAGACCGAGGGGCCCGCGTTCCTCCAGCACCTCATCGACACCGTCGAGGAGAACACCCACCGGCGCGGCGTGGTGCAGGCGTACTCGGTGCTGTCGGGCGAATCGGTCACCGACGGGCACCCCGCGAACGACTACTTCCACGAGCGACTGCACATCCTGCGCGAGAAGATCGCCGGCGTCTTCGGCGAGGTCACGGGCAACACCGACCGCCAGTCGCTGCTCGACGCCGCGTCGACCCTCATCGCCGTGATGGACGGCCTGCAGGTGCAGTGGCTGCTCGAGCCCGACGCCGTCGAGATGCCGAGGCTCGTGAGCACGGTCATCGACGAACTGGTTGCGCGGCTCGAGTCCGCCCGGTAG
- the hpaD gene encoding 3,4-dihydroxyphenylacetate 2,3-dioxygenase — protein MLPVTNPNPPFQITRASHVTMAVTDLAKSRDFYRDVVGLVVTEETSDAIYLRGLEEAAHHSLILEQSDVAQARRVGLRVRSEQDIVFAERFFKANDIEFQRVERDHQGPTLQFRDPVGTLMEFTSEMDVVERKMQRYDEYRSGAPQRIDHYQVVTYDVQKATDFWTSLGMRMSEYTAKDGTDELWGSWMEVKGNTHDLVFTNGRGPRLHHFAFAVPDATSLIHAADVAGALGAGNEIDRGPGRHGISNALFLYLRDPDQHRVELFNTHYQFIDLETPPIRWDVTDPRRAQLWGMPASRRWFFEASEFPGEEVHEPLLTANPDTLEDYLGIH, from the coding sequence ATGCTGCCGGTCACCAACCCGAACCCGCCCTTTCAGATCACGCGTGCGAGCCACGTCACGATGGCGGTCACCGACCTCGCCAAGAGCCGCGACTTCTACCGCGACGTCGTCGGACTCGTGGTGACCGAGGAGACGAGCGACGCGATCTATCTGCGCGGTCTCGAGGAGGCAGCGCATCACAGCCTGATCCTCGAGCAATCGGATGTCGCGCAGGCGCGTCGTGTCGGACTTCGAGTGCGCAGCGAGCAGGACATCGTGTTCGCCGAGCGGTTCTTCAAGGCCAACGACATCGAGTTCCAGCGCGTCGAGCGCGACCACCAGGGCCCGACGCTGCAGTTCCGCGACCCCGTCGGCACACTCATGGAGTTCACCAGCGAGATGGACGTCGTCGAGCGCAAGATGCAGCGCTACGACGAGTACCGTTCGGGCGCCCCGCAGCGCATCGACCACTACCAGGTCGTCACCTACGACGTGCAGAAGGCGACCGACTTCTGGACGAGCCTCGGCATGCGGATGTCGGAGTACACCGCGAAGGACGGCACCGACGAGCTCTGGGGCTCGTGGATGGAGGTCAAGGGCAACACCCACGACCTGGTGTTCACGAACGGTCGCGGCCCGCGGCTGCACCACTTCGCGTTCGCCGTGCCCGACGCGACGTCGCTCATCCACGCCGCCGACGTCGCCGGCGCGCTCGGCGCGGGCAACGAGATCGACCGCGGACCGGGGCGGCACGGCATCTCGAACGCGCTGTTCCTCTACCTGCGCGACCCCGACCAGCACCGGGTCGAACTGTTCAACACGCACTACCAGTTCATCGACCTCGAGACCCCGCCGATCCGGTGGGACGTCACCGACCCGCGCCGGGCGCAGCTGTGGGGCATGCCCGCCTCGCGCCGCTGGTTCTTCGAGGCCAGCGAGTTCCCCGGCGAGGAGGTGCACGAGCCGCTGCTGACGGCGAACCCCGACACGCTGGAGGACTACCTCGGGATCCACTGA
- a CDS encoding TetR/AcrR family transcriptional regulator — protein sequence MQIPADIVDGRRLRGDASRRAVLAVAVDLASVEGLDHLSIGRIAAVSMVSKSNVATLFGSKERLQLAAVEAARERFLATVIEPARAAHPRGIRRLTALLDRVVAYSEDRVFPGGCFFSAAAADFHAKPGEVREALAAVLDRWVGYLAVQARHAAEQGELPGLDDPDQLGFELQGTFEWMNLLAVIRDTDEPYRRARTAYRARLIALGADPAIADLVLQPGAAMRS from the coding sequence ATGCAGATTCCGGCTGACATCGTCGACGGGCGGAGGCTCCGAGGGGATGCTTCGCGTCGCGCGGTGCTCGCCGTCGCCGTCGATCTCGCATCCGTCGAAGGGCTCGACCACCTCTCCATCGGTCGCATCGCCGCCGTCTCCATGGTCAGCAAGTCGAACGTGGCGACGCTCTTCGGCAGCAAGGAGCGGCTGCAGCTCGCCGCCGTCGAGGCCGCACGCGAGCGGTTCCTCGCCACGGTCATCGAACCGGCGCGTGCGGCGCACCCTCGCGGCATCCGGCGCCTCACCGCCCTGCTGGACCGGGTCGTCGCCTACTCGGAAGACCGCGTCTTCCCCGGCGGATGCTTCTTCTCCGCCGCCGCCGCCGACTTCCATGCCAAACCGGGCGAGGTGCGCGAAGCCCTGGCCGCCGTGCTCGACCGGTGGGTGGGCTACCTCGCGGTGCAGGCGCGTCACGCGGCCGAGCAGGGCGAACTGCCGGGCCTGGACGATCCCGATCAGCTCGGATTCGAGCTCCAGGGCACCTTCGAGTGGATGAACCTGCTCGCCGTCATCCGAGACACCGACGAACCGTACCGGCGCGCCCGCACCGCGTACCGCGCGCGCCTCATCGCGCTGGGCGCCGACCCGGCGATCGCCGACCTGGTGCTGCAGCCCGGAGCCGCGATGCGGTCCTGA
- a CDS encoding TetR/AcrR family transcriptional regulator: MATSERMARRREQRRLAILAAAREFAETEGWQAVTSRRLADAIDYTQPVIYSHFDSMDAVIDAVAVEGFAELARALADARSEASDDRGALEAASRAYLGYADAHPAMYDAMFVRGTALAFADERTEPELRAGFAELRGAVEPFADDPDTLAELLWASLHGLTLLQRSQRIPGDRDVRLRALLALIAGADSAR, translated from the coding sequence GTGGCAACCAGTGAACGGATGGCGCGGCGTCGCGAACAGCGGCGGCTCGCGATTCTGGCCGCCGCACGCGAGTTCGCCGAGACCGAGGGGTGGCAGGCGGTCACCTCGCGGCGTCTGGCCGACGCGATCGACTACACCCAGCCGGTCATCTACTCGCACTTCGACTCGATGGACGCGGTCATCGACGCGGTCGCGGTCGAGGGGTTCGCCGAGCTGGCACGAGCTCTCGCCGACGCCCGCTCCGAGGCATCCGACGACCGCGGCGCCCTCGAAGCCGCGAGCCGCGCCTACCTCGGCTACGCCGACGCCCACCCGGCCATGTACGACGCGATGTTCGTTCGCGGCACCGCCCTCGCGTTCGCCGACGAACGCACCGAGCCCGAACTGCGTGCGGGATTCGCCGAACTCCGCGGCGCGGTCGAGCCGTTCGCCGACGACCCCGACACCCTCGCCGAGCTGCTCTGGGCGAGCCTGCACGGGCTGACCCTGCTGCAGCGCAGCCAGCGCATCCCAGGTGACCGCGACGTGCGGCTGCGCGCGCTGCTCGCGCTCATCGCCGGAGCCGACTCGGCGCGCTGA
- a CDS encoding GntR family transcriptional regulator produces MPPSKAEQSYVILKARIMDGTYGPGYRLVIDQLAREHGISSVPWRESLRRLEAEGWVDIIQNVGAVVRTFDAHAFERTIRLLSRLEGLATSLSAPHLTADDLAAARSLNEQMGEALANLDTNLFGVLNRRFHQLLCSKCDDDRLNDLVTNEWARLDFIRRSAYWYAPGRAQASVVEHGELLDLIESGADADTIETAARQHEVNTLAAVTTYDAALAGHAPSESELA; encoded by the coding sequence ATGCCACCGAGCAAGGCCGAGCAGTCGTACGTCATTCTCAAGGCGCGCATCATGGACGGCACCTACGGCCCCGGCTACCGCCTCGTGATCGACCAGCTCGCCCGTGAACACGGCATCAGTTCGGTGCCCTGGCGCGAATCGCTGCGCCGGCTCGAGGCCGAGGGCTGGGTCGACATCATCCAGAACGTCGGCGCGGTCGTGCGCACCTTCGACGCGCACGCGTTCGAGCGCACCATCCGACTGCTCTCCCGCCTCGAGGGCCTCGCCACCTCGCTGTCGGCACCGCACCTCACGGCCGACGACCTCGCCGCGGCGCGCTCGCTGAACGAGCAGATGGGCGAAGCGCTCGCGAACCTCGACACCAACCTCTTCGGCGTGCTCAACCGGCGTTTCCACCAGCTGCTGTGCTCGAAGTGCGACGACGACCGGCTCAACGACCTCGTCACGAACGAGTGGGCGCGGCTCGACTTCATCCGCCGGTCGGCGTACTGGTATGCACCCGGTCGCGCCCAGGCATCGGTCGTCGAGCACGGCGAACTCCTCGACCTCATCGAGTCGGGCGCCGATGCCGACACCATCGAGACCGCCGCGCGCCAGCACGAGGTCAACACCCTCGCCGCCGTGACGACCTACGATGCGGCCCTCGCGGGCCACGCCCCGAGCGAGTCCGAGCTCGCCTGA
- a CDS encoding CinA family protein — protein sequence MSSIDALAEACARAALAAGVRVAVAESLTSGAIATTLGKAPEASEWFSGGVVAYDAEVKFAVLGVDRGPVITAKAARQMAEGLLHLMPVEAVVAVTGAGGPGPEEGEPAGTVFIAHARVGHPDAPPRAAVDEHRFDGDPSEVVHQTVEAALHALLAELEAPA from the coding sequence ATGTCATCGATCGACGCGCTCGCCGAAGCCTGCGCGCGTGCCGCGCTCGCGGCGGGCGTGCGGGTCGCCGTCGCCGAATCGCTCACGAGCGGGGCGATCGCGACCACGCTCGGCAAAGCGCCCGAAGCGAGCGAGTGGTTCTCGGGCGGGGTGGTCGCCTACGACGCCGAGGTGAAGTTCGCGGTGCTGGGCGTCGACCGCGGGCCGGTCATCACGGCGAAGGCCGCCCGGCAGATGGCCGAGGGGCTGCTGCACCTCATGCCCGTCGAAGCGGTGGTCGCGGTCACGGGGGCGGGCGGGCCGGGCCCCGAAGAGGGCGAACCGGCGGGCACGGTCTTCATCGCGCACGCACGGGTGGGGCATCCGGATGCTCCGCCGCGCGCCGCCGTCGACGAGCACCGGTTCGACGGCGACCCGAGCGAGGTCGTGCACCAGACCGTCGAGGCGGCGCTGCACGCCCTGCTCGCCGAACTCGAGGCGCCCGCGTGA